The following coding sequences are from one Saccharomyces cerevisiae S288C chromosome X, complete sequence window:
- a CDS encoding uncharacterized protein (hypothetical protein; the authentic, non-tagged protein is detected in highly purified mitochondria in high-throughput studies), producing the protein MMATPATDLISDNDKYNKQCLSDSSDSGSDVSFFSVNESEGELDTMEKVDTLIGGARVISNKVEKDSDSEQRGRKKETTGPNNYHNLEEKQASAISLDADDEDLDEIISYSHDGNYDSSHKTFSFSLPFGNTNFRSSSPLAIIKTVLPKTPDEFIKKNLRKNEIKQKLKKSTSISSLEEIELFKYERGIDNSRLRAVKESLEMDALKNSIKQITADPFDKTHDGYYRSRLESIWNELEGDVVIMGGYRGSVLRDATTHKRIWIPLKAGLNMTKVDLLIGPNDEDELKTQKEIVPDGMLTHIGPVDISKRLIKRLDANPNLNVQQFGYDWRLSLDISAKHLTTKLEEIYNKQKNKKGIYIIAHSMGGLVAHKVLQDCTHLIRGIIYVGSPSQCPNILGPIRFGDDVMWNKTIFTKETNFFMRSSFYFLPLDGRCFVDKITLERYDFDFFDTDVWKTLGLSPLVNEKREESAHEKSKLLPRKTKSALSLKATLNATTKFVLNAPVVRNVAGNNKQVPRDVPFDEVFHTSYEDSCEYLARTLKRTKNYLDSLDYDPNKEYPPLAMVYGNKVPTVRGAKVNGIQDIKDGNYEDFYYGPGDGVVHHKWLLPEQRGFPVVCKIASSSGHVSLMTDLKSMAKAFISIVDSEKEGRRSRTRTSS; encoded by the coding sequence ATGATGGCAACTCCGGCTACTGATCTTATTTCCGATAATGATAAATATAACAAGCAATGTCTTTCTGATTCAAGTGATAGTGGTAGTGATGTAAGCTTTTTTTCCGTAAATGAAAGCGAAGGTGAATTGGATACAATGGAGAAAGTGGATACCTTGATTGGAGGTGCAAGAGTTATAAGCAATAAAGTAGAAAAAGACAGCGATAGTGAACAAAGGGgaagaaagaaggaaaCAACTGGGCCCAATAACTATCATAATTTAGAAGAGAAGCAAGCGAGTGCCATTTCTCTTGACgctgatgatgaagatctcgatgaaattatttcttATTCGCATGACGGGAACTATGACAGCTCTCATAAAActttctccttttccttACCATTTGGTAATACAAATTTCCGATCAAGTTCACCATTAGCCATAATTAAAACTGTGCTTCCCAAGACTCCAGATGAGttcatcaaaaagaatCTAAGAAAGAATGAGATCAAGcaaaaactgaaaaaatcaaccTCCATTTCTTCCTTGGAAGAGATAGAATTATTTAAATACGAAAGGGGCATTGATAATTCAAGGTTAAGGGCTGTTAAAGAATCTTTGGAAATGGATGCCTTGAAGAACTCCATTAAGCAAATAACAGCAGACCCATTCGACAAAACTCATGACGGATATTACCGTTCGCGTTTAGAATCTATATGGAATGAATTGGAAGGAGATGTCGTTATAATGGGTGGATATCGAGGTAGTGTGCTAAGGGATGCTACTACTCATAAGCGAATTTGGATCCCATTAAAGGCAGGTTTGAATATGACGAAAGTCGATTTATTGATCGGACCTaatgacgaagatgaaCTTAAAACTCAGAAGGAGATTGTCCCTGATGGAATGCTAACACATATAGGGCCTGTTGATATCTCTAAGAGGTTGATAAAGAGGCTAGACGCAAATCCTAATTTAAATGTTCAGCAGTTTGGCTATGATTGGAGATTATCCTTGGACATATCTGCCAAGCATTTAACGACTAAACTAGAGGAAATTTACaataagcaaaaaaataagaaggGAATATACATCATTGCCCATTCAATGGGCGGATTGGTCGCACATAAAGTGTTGCAAGACTGTACTCATTTGATAAGAGGTATTATTTACGTGGGTTCCCCAAGCCAATGTCCAAATATTTTAGGTCCTATTAGGTTTGGAGATGATGTGATGTGGAATAAAACTATTTTCACTAAAGAAACCAACTTTTTTATGAGAAGTAGTTTCTATTTTCTACCGTTAGATGGTAGATGTTTTGTTGACAAAATTACCTTAGAGAGGTATGATttcgatttttttgataCAGATGTTTGGAAAACCCTTGGCTTGTCACCTCTCGTCAATGAGAAAAGAGAGGAATCAGCTCAcgaaaaatcaaaattattACCAAGGAAAACGAAATCAGCGCTTTCGCTTAAAGCTACCCTAAACGCAACTACCAAGTTTGTCCTAAATGCACCTGTTGTTAGGAATGTAGCCGGCAATAATAAACAGGTACCAAGGGATGTGCCTTTCGATGAAGTCTTCCATACATCTTATGAAGATAGCTGTGAATATTTAGCGAGAACTTTAAAACGTACAAAGAATTATTTGGATAGCTTAGATTACGACCCGAACAAAGAATATCCTCCATTGGCCATGGTTTACGGTAACAAGGTTCCCACTGTTAGAGGTGCTAAAGTGAACGGTATACAAGATATAAAAGATGGGAATTATGAAGATTTTTACTATGGTCCGGGCGACGGTGTTGTTCACCATAAATGGTTATTGCCTGAACAGAGAGGCTTTCCAGTTGTTTGTAAAATCGCCAGTTCTTCAGGTCATGTTAGCTTAATGACGGATTTGAAATCAATGGCAAAAGCATTCATATCTATCGTCGACAgcgaaaaagaaggaagaagatcTCGAACACGAACTTCTTCATGA